A single genomic interval of Arachis duranensis cultivar V14167 chromosome 7, aradu.V14167.gnm2.J7QH, whole genome shotgun sequence harbors:
- the LOC107458788 gene encoding delta(3,5)-Delta(2,4)-dienoyl-CoA isomerase, peroxisomal-like, protein MPTAAFDWQRETTPFRVESLLILCAAEGLHVQRKRKARATSTTMLLEKLGKSVAEEKYKTLEVVEKNPKSGVFHLYLNRSRQRNALTHDFFTEFLKALYALDHNHDVNVIVLSGAGDHFCSGIDIFQLKSITQSYHDAGESLRRQILAMQDSVTALERCRRPTIASIHGACIGGAVDIVTACDLRYCTEDAFFSVKVVDLALAADLSTLQRLPLIVGYGNVMELALTARRFSSSEAKQLGFVSRAFPSKDDLDQAGSCVAGRDFPAALCNRKIIGACYSTDYEATNGKMNDTLEYRSPGESDGHGTHTASIEIERERERRGEEMIVVVVERGVV, encoded by the exons ATGCCAACCGCAGCTTTTGATTGGCAGCGTGAAACTACCCCCTTTAGAGTTGAGTCGCTGTTGATTCTCTGTGCCGCTGAGGGACTTCATGTGCAGCGCAAAAGAAAAGCTAGGGCTACCAGCACGACGATGTTGCTAGA GAAATTAGGAAAATCAGTGGCGGAAGAGAAATACAAAACCCTAGAGGTAGTAGAGAAGAACCCCAAATCAGGGGTGTTCCACCTATACTTGAATCGCTCGAGACAACGCAACGCTCTGACGCATGATTTCTTCACTGAATTTCTCAAAGCCCTGTATGCCCTGGACCACAACCATGACGTCAACGTCATCGTGTTATCCGGCGCCGGTGATCACTTCTGCTCCGGAATCGACATTTTCCAGTTGAAATCTATCACGCAGTCCTACCACGATGCCGGGGAGAGTCTCCGTCGGCAGATCCTGGCGATGCAAGATTCCGTCACGGCGTTGGAGCGGTGCCGGAGGCCAACGATTGCTAGTATCCATGGCGCTTGCATCGGTGGTGCAGTTGACATCGTGACAGCCTGTGACTTAAGATATTGCACGGAGGACGCATTCTTTTCGGTGAAGGTGGTTGATTTGGCCCTGGCTGCTGATCTCAGCACTCTTCAGAGATTGCCATTAATTGTTGGCTACGGTAATGTCATGGAGTTGGCCTTGACAGCTCGCCGGTTTTCCAGTTCCGAGGCTAAGCAGTTGGGCTTCGTTTCTCGTGCTTTCCCTTCCAAAGATGACCTCGATCAAGCTGGCAGCTGCGTCGCTGGAAGGGACTTCCCCGCCGCCTTGTGCAACCGAAAGATTATTGGGGCTTGCTACTCCACCGACTACGAGGCCACCAACGGCAAGATGAATGACACCCTTGAGTACCGTTCTCCTGGGGAATCCGATGGCCATGGCACCCACACCGCTTCCATCGagattgagagagagagagagaggaggggaGAGGAGATGATAGTGGTAgtggtggagagaggggtagtttag